In Granulicella mallensis MP5ACTX8, the sequence AAACAATGACTCCGGAGAGGTTTGTGAAGATTCTCACGACCTATGGAAAGTATTGGGAAGAAAATGATCAGAACAAAGAGACCTGGGGGCTTTTCGGCTACATGGGTATCACCAGCCGTTCATCAGGTCGTTTCGGCATAAGTACGGTCTTCACCAATCCCGATGGGACTGTAAAGGATGTCTCCGTTCTTGCGGATTTCCTCGACCGTTTTGAAACCTGCAAACCGATTGCCGATGCTCCTCTCGGCTATGCAGCGCATCGGTTACTGGGCCAGGAGATGGATCATCGCTTCAATATGCCTTCTGTCTGCTATGGGGAACATCCCATGGTCAGGAGTTCCTGGATCTCTGCGGCGAGCGAGGGAAGCGGAAACAGTATGAGCAGAGGCGTGCGTGCTAAATACAAATCTGCTTACATGAAGAAGGCTTTCACTGAGGAAGAGGCACTAGCACTCTATCGAATGCTCTCCGACGACAGATCGCGTGGCCTCGTAGTCGCGGTCGATTCGTACGGCGGGGCCACAAACAATCCAGCGCGCGCTCGTGACACTGCGATTCCACAGCGTACATCGGTCATGAAGCTGCAATATCAAACTTACTGGCAGGATGAGAAAGAGGATAGCTTTAGGCTCGCGGGCATCCGGGACACATTCACGGCGGCCTACTCAACGTCAGTTGCCGATCCAAAGCATATCGGAACCCCCTTCCCTAATGATCACTACGATGGCTGCTACATCAACTATCCCGACGTCGATATGATCGAGCACCCCTATTGGCCACAGCTTTACTACGGCACCGGCGACCTCTATCCATTGCTGCAGCGGGTTAAGAAGGACTACGACCCCCATAATGTCTTTCACCACACGATGTCCGTCCGCGCCGATGTCTAAGGTGGCGAAACGCAGTATCCTCGTCCGCTCAAGACGAGAGCAGAGTGAGAGAGGCATCTGTCATGACACGAAGAACCTTTGTCCAATTTCTTGCGACCTTGTCTGCGGCACAAGGTCTTGGAGTTCTCCAAGGCTCGGCATCTTGTTCCGCGCGATCAAC encodes:
- a CDS encoding FAD-dependent oxidoreductase, whose protein sequence is MSSIVDRQDSRFAVAHRGHNARFPSIAAEATGRVEYCESVEDAANALQQVINAGLRPTVRSSGHCYEDFIANNPNGAILDVSLLNQVTSGRSGAAPYSIQPGAMLGNIYQELYKRSNVVLPGGSCFTVSAGGHISGGGYGILSRLYGITVDWISSVDILTVDAAGKVVPLHADSHHHPELFRALRGGQGSNFGLITGFTFNQLPPAPSEIMQAAVSFDWETMTPERFVKILTTYGKYWEENDQNKETWGLFGYMGITSRSSGRFGISTVFTNPDGTVKDVSVLADFLDRFETCKPIADAPLGYAAHRLLGQEMDHRFNMPSVCYGEHPMVRSSWISAASEGSGNSMSRGVRAKYKSAYMKKAFTEEEALALYRMLSDDRSRGLVVAVDSYGGATNNPARARDTAIPQRTSVMKLQYQTYWQDEKEDSFRLAGIRDTFTAAYSTSVADPKHIGTPFPNDHYDGCYINYPDVDMIEHPYWPQLYYGTGDLYPLLQRVKKDYDPHNVFHHTMSVRADV